Proteins co-encoded in one Colletes latitarsis isolate SP2378_abdomen chromosome 2, iyColLati1, whole genome shotgun sequence genomic window:
- the LOC143348511 gene encoding uncharacterized protein LOC143348511 isoform X3, translated as MTDPQLSNNNNNNNNNNNDGEPKYLHKKFKKMATTEVAPKLEPKKDTAANNGSPEAPKKKDSAKDSRESLKDPIKVEASPEPGDGEPTESRKSGYVCPYCRLSCAKPSVLQKHIRAHTNERPYPCVPCGFAFKTKSNLYKHCRSRAHALKMEGGDASKVSEDSDISLSDSASNGTGTPPPPPSSTPTSTMSSIKTIRTGKIYKPKFHTALQCVNNDTETSSLSSVSSNNSSSSTAVATSKPNPEQVQEHIDKIITDNQAIVDAVDPRLHKLMQRQQSLVETKQCDQPLNLSSIEESASRKRCYSESFIREGKDCPNSSDGSLIKDLLLNNPNTCQEGENENYRCPSCSMHYLSIEDLEAHRRYSCKGIASPHRECQLDMEKRESDFESKSSDYYNTLQPLPSPGPLLGNTRLVDAYAPPAKKQRSESVPTTLRSLEELSKYPRPNSLQMFGGEVRILDNTGETKTMRIEPRQTNSPTSEQHIVSSKCVTSETASIVVRSGLHSGGTMVHKPPGTPASTPSSSISLPNTPQMLAPIMPNISTPNIAPSMSCYNYLEPHLNPLTSITAYNPLTLPQPGITNILHGGKVIPYVPGMPGPHTLTPAIDISSSIATSNTGYKVIPGLPGLHMIPQPLDLASPVKIQTPSVPGIPGPMSSGHTTMMGQPLDLASPAKDSKLGFKTPNSDASKPGFTSPKVPSVKIETSTDKYRRVPLAGEIAKVELDRHIKNSVAMKYKAMESPRERREFTYDRSPKAEKAFGYANGVDPSNSYSKLRYSPKESSSESRKRLSTWNVSELESGKTPVDPLGYNAGKYDSPPPVENGRVKTSFVDSRGKSIESYGAVNGAKTKPDSVAPMVLVNLDASKTDAPSKASVDLIVKVDKPEARSPKNGDATKEEINSSKFLRPTSLPLKPGTFTPKKHHGITPTANTLPLISPETPRPKKSYGQLYLNGHAYTYLGLKCSTRVFYCTLNRPQPMYVTQQHGLSMYSNWKICKEAPPDVDMAHYDSRHRPLNYTTASKKQEDILTHSSQRPTTPTNPDNGSDSDMQEKAKRVKIFDGGFESNEDYTYVRGRGRGRYVCEECGIRCKKPSMLKKHIRTHTDVRPYTCKHCAFSFKTKGNLTKHMKSKAHYKKCVELGVVPVPTSVCDENIDKDAIARLAAGGNTEESSEEEDESDGDESEESGSEEQEAAQSLLSLSQRNTNRFPGLLPSGRPTTYPYTLTFPTTSTSSTVSVAVSNSPLSSQGCVSTQATTLVRNELPYRYYFPSSRSAPEESRTTVIQSSKKETADVEVDEVDGDSRNSLPQPMDLTTKPAVQPLPSPILQRAKPADILTPVSEPVLLQTIVQTMERLPIQGREWKPDAEGHMLQAYLTERHVMDSKIKQQYRVGNTKMDKHPKDRDFYLRQLSPKSRNMEPNNVSTVTYTDPSKMQQTVMDSRIKHVSKHTTDEIKMEIREKIYQNNVAVERRSFDIESIHRDKEQGRTIVERDNYEHGLINPVSSKTSMEYGMPKSNNCVERSSYSVESPNRSTPQSVDCHSPKSFNADVNNRLLSIPHLNNDIERNSVFGSMKAMNELERARECHAANQEIRQTGHEIRVATTDHRMQSQSPRNLDMRPPSREMRTPSQDYRSQMQELRPPGQDYKLCRQELRPPSREFKPLVHDIRSGQEMVAMNSMEIRQSNVDNRPPSRDMILLSEYRHAQPQESRVNFEMMPLAMHEATKMQDVSRPQIVDMRNVDRVEMKHPEMTKQSLAESIKHTVARKMVVGGPGFRSPSPTAGNLKPQAEFLQPSSGPAPNYVSYSVTEDGRSVCGICNKVFNKPSQLRLHINIHYFERPFRCESCAVSFRTKGHLTKHERSVSHHNKVSMTSTFGAATTSNPRPFKCTDCKIAFRIHGHLAKHLRSKMHIMKLECLGKLPFGTYAEMERSGVNLNDIDTTDCDNSLTSLQMLAQRLCEKDPSKIGQWDSEAIPSQVISGGETSSDEGEPIPQHAMHPCPVKVTADANMSRSYHVPIIEDPKSDVHIGNSQFKQQGREYGGKERQNQPSFPVDDARSDESMQLYKCQICTVSMRTMNELQVHCFVEHNIESESSTNIHGDRGVDKCREKENTQKKVADESVIKEDHNRQKVEDT; from the exons ATGACAGACCCACAGTTGTCgaacaataacaataataacaacaacaataacaacGATGGCGAGCCAAAGTACCTGCACAAAAAGTTCAAGAAGATGGCGACGACGGAGGTTGCGCCAAAGCTGGAGCCAAAGAAGGACACCGCGGCCAACAACGGTTCTCCAGAGGCACCCAAGAAGAAGGATTCGGCCAAAGACTCCAGAGAGTCGCTCAAAGATCCGATCAAGGTCGAGGCCTCTCCGGAACCGGGGGATGGAGAGCCGACGGAGTCCAGGAAAAGCGGCTACGTGTGTCCTTATTGCAGGCTATCGTGCGCCAAACCGAGCGTCCTGCAGAAACACATACGAGCCCACACGAACGAGAGACCGTATCCTTGCGTGCCTTGCGGTTTCGCGTTCAAGACGAAGTCGAATCTCTACAAACACTGCAGGTCCCGTGCTCACGCCCTGAAGATGGAGGGTGGCGATGCCAGCAAG GTATCGGAGGACTCGGACATAAGCCTATCAGACAGCGCGAGCAACGGAACCGGGACACCGCCGCCCCCGCCATCATCGACGCCGACGTCGACCATGTCTAGCATAAAAACGATCAGGACCGGGAAAATCTACAAGCCAAAATTCCACACGGCGCTCCAGTGCGTCAACAACGACACCGAAACGTCTTCCCTTTCATCCGTTTCTTCCAATAACAGTTCTTCCTCGACTGCTGTCGCCACTTCCAAGCCCAATCCAGAGCAAGTACAAGAGCACATCGACAAAATCATCACCGATAACCAGGCGATCGTCGACGCGGTGGATCCGCGTCTGCACAAGCTGATGCAAAGGCAACAGAGTCTCGTCGAGACGAAACAGTGTGATCAGCCGTTGAATCTCTCTTCCATCGAGGAGTCCGCCTCGAGGAAACGATGCTACAGCGAGAGCTTTATCCGCGAGGGCAAGGACTGCCCGAACAGCTCGGACGGTTCGTTGATCAAGGATCTCCTCCTGAACAATCCGAACACGTGCCAAGAGGGGGAGAACGAGAATTACCGGTGTCCGTCTTGCAGCATGCACTATTTGAGCATCGAGGACCTCGAGGCTCACCGGAGATATTCTTGCAAGGGCATCGCGAGCCCCCACAGGGAGTGCCAACTGGACATGGAGAAGAGAGAGTCCGATTTCGAATCAAAGTCTTCCGATTATTACAATACGCTGCAACCCTTGCCCTCCCCGGGGCCACTGTTGGGTAACACGAGGCTCGTGGACGCGTACGCACCGCCCGCGAAGAAGCAACGCTCGGAGTCCGTGCCCACGACGCTGCGATCGCTCGAGGAGTtgagcaaatacccgcgaccgaaTTCGCTACAGATGTTCGGCGGGGAGGTGAGGATCCTGGACAACACCGGTGAGACGAAGACGATGAGGATCGAGCCGCGGCAAACGAACTCGCCCACCAGCGAGCAGCACATCGTGAGCAGCAAGTGCGTCACCTCGGAGACCGCGTCGATCGTGGTCAGATCGGGTCTCCATTCGGGGGGTACGATGGTGCACAAGCCACCGGGCACGCCAGCCAGCACACCCAGTTCCTCCATATCTTTGCCCAACACGCCGCAGATGTTGGCGCCGATCATGCCGAACATATCAACTCCGAACATAGCCCCCAGCATGTCGTGCTACAATTACCTGGAACCCCACCTGAACCCCCTGACCAGCATCACTGCCTACAATCCGTTGACATTGCCCCAGCCGGGCATCACGAATATCCTACACGGCGGCAAAGTTATACCGTACGTGCCCGGCATGCCCGGACCCCACACCCTCACGCCAGCCATAGACATATCTTCGAGCATAGCGACGAGCAACACCGGTTACAAAGTGATACCAGGCTTGCCCGGCCTCCACATGATTCCCCAGCCCCTGGACCTCGCCAGTCCGGTGAAGATCCAAACACCAAGCGTACCTGGTATCCCGGGGCCGATGTCCAGTGGACATACCACGATGATGGGCCAGCCACTGGACCTCGCCAGCCCGGCCAAGGACTCGAAACTCGGCTTCAAGACACCCAACAGCGATGCCTCGAAGCCCGGGTTCACGAGTCCGAAAGTTCCTAGCGTTAAGATTGAGACTTCCACGGACAAGTACCGCAGGGTGCCGCTCGCGGGGGAGATCGCCAAGGTGGAGCTTGACCGTCATATCAAGAATAGCGTGGCCATGAAGTACAAGGCTATGGAGAGTCCGCGGGAGAGGCGAGAGTTCACGTACGACAGGAGCCCCAAAGCCGAGAAGGCGTTCGGGTACGCGAATGGCGTCGATCCGAGCAACTCCTATAGCAAGCTGAGATACTCGCCGAAGGAGTCGTCGTCCGAGAGCAGGAAGAGGCTGTCGACGTGGAACGTCAGCGAGCTGGAGTCCGGCAAGACACCCGTTGACCCTTTGGGGTACAACGCGGGTAAATACGATTCGCCGCCGCCCGTGGAGAACGGCCGCGTGAAGACGAGTTTCGTCGACAGTCGGGGCAAATCAATCGAGAGCTACGGCGCGGTGAACGGCGCGAAGACGAAGCCCGATTCCGTGGCGCCGATGGTACTCGTCAACTTGGACGCCTCGAAGACGGACGCGCCAAGCAAAGCTTCCGTAGATTTAATCGTTAAAGTAGACAAGCCTGAGGCGAGATCCCCGAAGAACGGCGACGCCACCAAAGAGGAGATAAACTCGAGCAAATTTCTAAGGCCCACGTCCTTGCCGCTGAAGCCTGGCACCTTCACGCCGAAGAAGCATCATGGCATCACGCCCACGGCGAACACGCTGCCGCTGATCAGCCCGGAGACCCCGCGACCAAAGAAATCCTACGGGCAGCTTTACCTGAACGGACACGCCTACACATATCTAGGCCTCAAGTGCTCCACCagggtgttttactgcaccctgAACCGACCCCAGCCGATGTACGTCACCCAGCAGCACGGTTTATCCATGTACTCGAACTGGAAGATATGCAAAGAAGCGCCGCCCGACGTCGACATGGCCCATTACGATTCGAGGCACAGGCCTCTAAATTACACCACCGCCTCCAAGAAGCAGGAGGACATTTTGACGCATTCCTCGCAGAGGCCCACTACGCCGACGAATCCCGACAACGGATCGGACAGTGACATGCAGGAGAAAGCGAAGAGGGTCAAGATATTCGATGGCGGCTTCGAGAGCAACGAGGACTACACCTACGTTAGGGGCAGAG GTCGGGGTCGATACGTTTGCGAGGAATGCGGCATTCGCTGTAAAAAGCCGTCTATGTTAAAGAAACATATCAGAACGCACACAGACGTGAGACCGTACACGTGCAAGCACTGTGCTTTTAG TTTCAAAACCAAAGGCAACCTGACGAAGCACATGAAATCGAAGGCTCATTACAAGAAGTGCGTCGAGCTGGGCGTCGTTCCCGTCCCCACGTCGGTCTGCGACGAAAACATCGACAAGGACGCCATTGCTCGACTGGCCGCGGGTGGAAACACCGAAGAATCCTCGGAGGAGGAGGATGAGAGCGACGGGGACGAGAGCGAGGAGTCGGGAAGCGAGGAACAGGAAGCCGCGCAGAGTCTGCTGAGCCTCTCTCAACGGAACACGAACAGATTCCCAGGACTGCTTCCGTCCGGAAGACCCACGACCTACCCTTACACCCTGACATTTCCAACGACCTCTACGTCGTCGACCGTGTCGGTAGCCGTGAGCAACTCGCCTCTGAGCAGCCAAGGTTGCGTCAGCACACAGGCAACCACCCTCGTTCGAAACGAGTTGCCCTATCGATATTATTTCCCCTCGAGCCGTAGCGCTCCGGAGGAATCAAGGACGACCGTGATTCAATCGTCCAAGAAGGAAACCGCCGACGTGGAAGTGGACGAGGTAGACGGGGACTCGCGTAACAGTTTGCCTCAACCCATGGATCTCACAACGAAGCCGGCCGTGCAACCCTTGCCGTCGCCCATCTTGCAAAGGGCCAAGCCAGCCGACATTTTGACCCCCGTCTCCGAGCCGGTGCTGCTCCAAACGATCGTCCAAACGATGGAAAGACTGCCGATACAGGGAAGGGAATGGAAACCGGATGCCGAGGGCCACATGTTGCAAGCGTATCTGACCGAGAGGCACGTGATGGACAGCAAAATCAAGCAACAGTACCGAGTCGGGAATACGAAGATGGATAAGCATCCGAAGGACAGAGACTTCTACCTGAGGCAGTTGTCACCTAAGTCGAGGAACATGGAGCCGAACAACGTGTCCACGGTGACGTACACCGACCCCAGCAAGATGCAACAGACCGTGATGGATTCTAGGATCAAGCACGTGTCGAAGCATACCACGGATGAAATCAAGATGGAGATCAGGGAGAAGATTTATCAGAACAACGTCGCGGTGGAACGACGGTCCTTCGACATCGAGTCGATACACAGGGACAAGGAGCAAGGCCGGACGATCGTCGAGAGAGATAATTACGAGCATGGGTTGATCAATCCCGTCAGTTCGAAGACCAGCATGGAGTACGGTATGCCTAAGAGTAACAATTGCGTAGAGAGATCCAGCTATTCCGTGGAGTCGCCTAACAGGAGTACGCCGCAGAGCGTGGACTGCCATTCGCCCAAGTCGTTCAACGCCGACGTCAACAATCGGCTGTTGTCGATACCGCATCTGAACAACGACATCGAGCGAAACTCGGTATTCGGTTCGATGAAAGCGATGAACGAGTTGGAAAGGGCGCGGGAATGTCACGCGGCGAATCAGGAAATCAGGCAAACGGGTCACGAGATCAGGGTCGCGACGACGGATCATCGAATGCAGAGCCAGAGTCCGCGTAATTTGGACATGAGGCCGCCCAGCAGAGAAATGCGTACGCCGAGCCAGGACTACAGAAGCCAGATGCAAGAATTGCGGCCACCCGGCCAGGACTACAAACTCTGCAGGCAAGAATTGAGGCCCCCCAGTCGGGAATTCAAGCCACTGGTCCACGATATACGCTCTGGTCAAGAGATGGTGGCCATGAACAGCATGGAGATCAGACAGAGCAACGTGGACAACCGTCCGCCCAGCAGGGACATGATCCTGTTGTCGGAATACAGGCACGCGCAGCCTCAGGAATCGAGGGTGAACTTCGAGATGATGCCGTTGGCCATGCACGAGGCCACCAAGATGCAAGATGTCTCGAGGCCGCAGATCGTGGACATGAGAAACGTGGATCGCGTCGAAATGAAACATCCAGAGATGACGAAACAGAGTTTGGCCGAGAGCATCAAGCACACGGTGGCGCGGAAAATGGTCGTCGGAGGACCAGGTTTTAGATCTCCCTCGCCTACAGCGGGGAATCTCAAGCCGCAAGCAGAGTTCTTGCAGCCCTCTAGCGGACCTGCGCCCAATTATGTTAG TTACAGTGTGACCGAAGATGGGAGAAGCGTCTGTGGGATTTGTAACAAGGTGTTCAACAAACCTAGTCAGTTACGGTTGCATATCAACATTCATTACTTCGAGAGACCATTTAGATGCGAAAGTTGCGCAGTTTCATTCCGAACCAAGGGTCATCTGACAAAACACGAAAGATCTGTTTCTCATCACAATAAG GTCAGTATGACTTCTACGTTCGGAGCAGCAACTACCAGCAATCCTAGACCATTCAAGTGCACCGACTGTAAAATAGCGTTCAGAATACACGGTCACTTGGCGAAACATCTTCGTAGCAAGATGCATATTATGAAATTAGAATGTTTAGGTAAATTACCGTTCGGAACGTATGCTGAAATGGAGAGGTCCGGCGTCAATTTGAACGACATTGATACTACCGACTGTGATAATAGTCTTACTAGTCTTCAG ATGCTGGCTCAGAGACTTTGCGAGAAGGATCCTAGTAAAATAGGGCAATGGGATTCGGAGGCGATTCCAAGCCAAGTAATCAGTGGAGGTGAGACTTCGTCGGACGAGGGTGAGCCTATACCGCAGCATGCGATGCATCCGTGCCCTGTAAAAGTAACAGCAGACGCAAATATGTCTCGATCATATCATGTGCCAATCATCGAAGATCCAAAGTCTGATGTTCACATTGGGAATTCACAATTTAAGCAACAGGGACGCGAGTACGGCGGTAAAGAGAGGCAAAATCAGCCTTCATTTCCGGTGGACGATGCGAGGTCGGATGAAAGCATGCAATTATACAAGTGCCAAATTTGCACGGTGTCTATGCGTACTATGAACGAGTTACAAGTACATTGTTTTGTTGAACATAATATCGAATCGGAGTCTAGTACAAATATACATGGGGATAGGGGTGTGGACAAGTGTAGAGAGAAAGAGAATACTCAGAAGAAAGTTGCGGACGAGTCTGTAATAAAGGAAGATCACAATAGACAAAAAGTTGAAGACACATAG